In the genome of Falsirhodobacter halotolerans, one region contains:
- a CDS encoding FecCD family ABC transporter permease has product MTKGHLGWMAVILAGGAALVLTMALAVSVGEAPIPLRAVFAAVSNGVIGTDLPVDRMEAGIIWHYRLSRAIVTACCGGALALSGAVLQALLRNPLAEPYLLGISAGASTGAVAVMVLGVGAGTIGLSMGALVGAVAAFAFVVLLAQGAGGGIERIILAGIAGSQLFNAATSFIVTTSASAEQARGVMFWLLGGLGGIRWPDVWVAVPVVVLGLALCLRHARALDAFAFGEEAAASLGVAVGRLRVILFAVTALMTGVMVSLVGAVGFVGLVVPHAVRFLTGADHMRLLPACVGAGAIFMVLADILSRIIVPGQVVPIGVVTALFGAPVFTLILLGTRRG; this is encoded by the coding sequence ATGACCAAGGGCCATCTTGGCTGGATGGCGGTCATCCTGGCGGGGGGGGCGGCGCTGGTCCTGACCATGGCGCTGGCCGTATCCGTGGGGGAGGCCCCCATTCCCTTGCGCGCGGTGTTCGCGGCGGTGTCGAACGGTGTGATCGGCACCGATCTGCCGGTGGACCGGATGGAGGCGGGGATCATCTGGCACTATCGCCTCAGCCGCGCGATCGTCACGGCCTGCTGCGGGGGTGCGCTGGCCCTTTCGGGGGCGGTGTTGCAGGCGCTGCTGCGCAATCCGCTGGCCGAGCCTTATCTCCTTGGGATTTCGGCAGGGGCGTCGACCGGGGCGGTGGCGGTCATGGTGCTGGGCGTGGGCGCGGGGACGATCGGCCTGTCGATGGGCGCGCTGGTGGGGGCCGTGGCGGCCTTCGCCTTCGTCGTCCTGCTGGCGCAGGGCGCGGGCGGCGGGATCGAGCGGATCATCCTTGCCGGTATCGCCGGATCGCAACTTTTCAACGCGGCCACCTCGTTCATCGTCACCACATCGGCCAGCGCCGAACAGGCGCGGGGGGTGATGTTCTGGTTGCTGGGCGGGCTTGGTGGCATCCGGTGGCCCGACGTCTGGGTGGCGGTGCCGGTGGTGGTCCTGGGGCTCGCCCTGTGCCTGCGCCACGCCCGCGCGCTGGACGCCTTCGCCTTTGGCGAGGAGGCGGCGGCCAGTCTGGGCGTGGCGGTCGGGCGGCTGCGGGTCATTCTGTTCGCCGTGACCGCATTGATGACCGGCGTGATGGTCAGCCTTGTGGGGGCGGTGGGCTTCGTGGGTCTGGTCGTGCCCCATGCGGTGCGGTTCCTGACGGGGGCCGACCACATGCGCCTGCTTCCGGCCTGCGTCGGGGCGGGGGCGATCTTCATGGTGCTGGCCGATATCCTGTCGCGCATCATCGTGCCGGGGCAGGTGGTGCCCATTGGGGTCGTGACCGCGTTGTTCGGGGCCCCGGTCTTCACCCTTATTCTGCTGGGGACGCGACGGGGATGA
- a CDS encoding ABC transporter ATP-binding protein — MSFQVRHLGFAHRTHAILHDVTFDVQTGEILGILGPNGSGKSSLLRLMAGSRRPATGRVTLEGVAVADMPRRQLAGRLAVVAQKSETSLRMAAVDVVRLGRLPRRGPFTAWTAGDEAAVSDALERVGMTAHRHQDWHTLSGGEQQRIQIARALAQDPQEILLDEPTNHLDIAHQFDLLRLLATLRLTTVIALHDLNHAAMFCHRILVMEGGRIAAIGPPADVLTAELIRRVFRVRAGVEIVEGCPRITYYP; from the coding sequence ATGAGCTTTCAGGTCCGCCATCTGGGCTTTGCCCATCGCACACACGCCATCCTGCACGATGTGACCTTCGACGTGCAGACGGGGGAGATTCTGGGGATCCTCGGGCCGAACGGATCGGGCAAGTCAAGCCTGTTGCGCCTGATGGCGGGCAGCCGCCGCCCTGCGACGGGCCGGGTCACGCTGGAAGGCGTGGCGGTGGCCGACATGCCGCGTCGCCAGTTGGCGGGGCGTCTGGCCGTCGTGGCGCAGAAAAGCGAGACGAGTTTGCGCATGGCTGCGGTGGATGTGGTGCGGCTGGGTCGCCTGCCACGCCGCGGCCCCTTCACGGCGTGGACCGCGGGGGATGAGGCGGCGGTGTCCGACGCGTTGGAGCGCGTGGGAATGACGGCGCATCGCCATCAGGATTGGCACACCTTGTCGGGGGGGGAGCAGCAGCGCATCCAGATCGCCCGCGCGCTGGCCCAGGATCCGCAGGAGATTCTTCTGGACGAACCCACCAACCATCTGGACATCGCCCATCAGTTCGATCTGCTGCGGTTGCTTGCGACCTTGCGGCTGACGACCGTGATCGCGCTGCACGATCTGAACCATGCGGCGATGTTCTGTCACCGGATTCTGGTGATGGAGGGTGGACGCATCGCCGCCATAGGCCCGCCTGCGGACGTTCTTACGGCGGAGCTGATCCGGCGGGTCTTTCGCGTTCGGGCGGGGGTGGAGATTGTGGAGGGATGCCCCCGGATCACCTATTACCCATAA
- the dps gene encoding DNA starvation/stationary phase protection protein Dps: protein MRERFASGLDDKAAKVSIEALQTNLSMVIDLQLSVKQAHWNLRGNNFIGVHELLDSAYTNLSDILDTIAERCVILGGTPIGTSQHVAKETPLAPYPTDIIAVKDHVKELTERYKQVAASLREAIDTTSEAGDEDTSDLFTGASRTVDKDAWFIGSNSEGN, encoded by the coding sequence ATGCGCGAACGGTTCGCAAGTGGTTTGGACGACAAGGCAGCCAAGGTCTCGATCGAGGCGTTGCAGACCAACCTGAGCATGGTGATCGACCTTCAGCTGTCGGTGAAGCAGGCGCATTGGAACCTGCGCGGCAACAACTTCATCGGCGTCCACGAACTTCTGGATTCCGCCTATACCAACCTCAGCGATATTCTGGACACCATCGCGGAACGCTGCGTCATTCTGGGCGGCACGCCGATCGGCACGTCGCAGCATGTGGCAAAGGAAACGCCACTCGCCCCCTATCCCACCGACATCATCGCGGTGAAGGATCACGTCAAGGAGCTGACCGAACGCTACAAGCAAGTGGCGGCATCGCTGCGCGAAGCGATCGACACCACCAGCGAGGCGGGCGACGAGGACACCTCGGACCTGTTCACCGGGGCCAGCCGGACGGTTGACAAGGATGCGTGGTTCATCGGCTCGAACTCCGAAGGGAACTGA
- a CDS encoding threonine ammonia-lyase, translating into MDIEMIAAAAARAKGEVLRTPLLTSPFLDEIAGRRVFVKAECLQHTGSFKFRGAWSAVSALDPATRARGVIAFSSGNHAQGVALAARRHDAPAVIVMPADAPALKIANTRALGGEVVLYDRYSESREEIGERLAAERGLTLIRPYDEPQVIAGQGTMGLEIAEQAAEMGVRAADVLVCCGGGGLSAGTALALEGSSLRVRTAEPEAFDDMARSLATGTPVGNAPATSICDAIVTPEPGRLTFPILQRLAGPGLAISDDEALRAMALAFQRLKIVVEPGGAVALAAALFRRDRIEGDAVICVASGGNVDAAMFARALTTLDG; encoded by the coding sequence ATGGATATCGAGATGATCGCCGCCGCCGCCGCCCGCGCCAAGGGTGAGGTCCTGCGGACCCCCCTGCTGACCTCGCCCTTTCTGGACGAGATCGCGGGCCGGCGGGTGTTCGTGAAGGCGGAATGCCTGCAACATACGGGATCGTTCAAGTTTCGCGGGGCATGGTCCGCCGTCTCGGCGCTGGATCCGGCCACACGGGCACGTGGGGTCATTGCGTTTTCGTCGGGCAACCATGCGCAAGGGGTCGCGCTGGCCGCCCGCCGCCACGATGCCCCCGCCGTGATCGTCATGCCCGCCGATGCGCCCGCGCTGAAGATCGCGAACACCCGCGCCCTGGGCGGCGAGGTCGTGCTCTACGACCGCTATTCCGAAAGCCGGGAGGAGATCGGCGAACGTCTGGCCGCCGAACGTGGACTGACGCTGATCCGCCCCTATGACGAACCGCAGGTGATCGCGGGACAGGGCACGATGGGCCTGGAGATCGCCGAACAGGCGGCCGAAATGGGGGTTCGCGCCGCCGATGTCCTTGTCTGCTGCGGCGGCGGCGGTCTGTCGGCGGGCACGGCATTGGCGCTGGAAGGCTCGTCCCTGCGGGTGCGCACGGCGGAACCGGAGGCGTTCGACGACATGGCCCGTTCCCTGGCCACGGGAACGCCGGTCGGCAACGCGCCCGCCACGTCGATCTGCGACGCGATCGTCACGCCCGAACCGGGGCGGCTGACCTTTCCCATCCTGCAGCGGCTGGCCGGTCCGGGCCTTGCGATCAGCGATGACGAGGCGCTGCGCGCGATGGCGCTGGCCTTCCAGCGGTTGAAGATCGTGGTCGAACCCGGCGGGGCCGTGGCCCTGGCCGCCGCCCTTTTCCGCCGCGACCGGATCGAGGGCGACGCCGTGATCTGCGTCGCCTCGGGCGGGAATGTGGATGCGGCGATGTTTGCGCGCGCGTTGACCACGCTGGACGGTTGA
- a CDS encoding ABC transporter transmembrane domain-containing protein: MSKTIPDRTPSRRVGALRALVPFLRPYRLLVAGTLIALTVTAGASLSLPLAVRRVVDGFGTSTEALLDDYFLAFLGIAAVLAVGTGARYYMVTRLGERVVADIRRALFARVTGMSPGYFENVVTGEVISRLTTDTTLILSVIGSSVSIALRNILMLTGGLVLMVFTSAKLTGLVLLLVPLVIVPIVVMGRRLRTFSRVNQDLIAQSSGNAVEVLMAIPTVQAFTQESATRARFDALNEAAFAAARRRITTRAVMTMIVIFLVFSGVVGVLWVGARDVRVEGMTTGELVQFVIYSVLVAGSVGALSEIWGELQRAAGATERLSELLAAEDPITDPATPVPMPRPVRGEIAFDDVRFHYPQRPGQSALDGVTLHVAAGETVALVGPSGAGKTTVLQLLLRFYDPQAGVVRIDGVDIATLARADFRRDIALVPQDPVIFAATARDNIRFGRPEATDAEVEAAARAAAAHDFLTALPEGYDTQVGERGVMLSGGQKQRIAIARAILRDARILLLDEATSALDAESEAAVQAAMERLAEGRTVIVIAHRLATVKTADRIVVLDHGRVVATGTHDSLIADGGLYARLARLQFTDS, encoded by the coding sequence ATGAGCAAGACCATCCCGGATCGCACGCCGTCGCGGCGCGTGGGGGCACTGCGCGCGCTGGTGCCGTTCCTGCGCCCCTATCGCCTGCTGGTGGCCGGGACGCTGATCGCGCTGACCGTCACGGCGGGGGCGAGCTTGTCGCTGCCCTTGGCCGTCCGGCGGGTGGTGGACGGGTTTGGCACCTCGACCGAGGCGCTGCTGGACGACTATTTCCTTGCGTTCCTTGGGATTGCCGCGGTGTTGGCGGTGGGCACGGGCGCGCGGTATTACATGGTCACGCGGCTGGGGGAACGGGTGGTGGCCGACATCCGCCGCGCGCTGTTCGCCCGCGTCACGGGGATGAGCCCCGGGTATTTCGAGAATGTGGTCACCGGAGAGGTCATCTCGCGCCTGACGACCGACACGACGCTGATCCTGTCGGTCATCGGATCGTCGGTATCCATCGCGCTGCGCAACATCCTCATGCTGACGGGCGGGCTGGTGCTGATGGTCTTCACCTCGGCCAAGCTGACGGGGCTGGTGCTGTTGCTGGTGCCGCTTGTCATCGTGCCGATCGTGGTGATGGGGCGCCGCTTGCGCACGTTTTCCAGGGTCAATCAGGATCTTATCGCGCAATCCTCAGGCAACGCGGTGGAGGTGCTGATGGCCATCCCCACCGTGCAGGCCTTCACCCAGGAATCCGCGACCCGCGCCCGGTTCGACGCCCTGAACGAGGCGGCCTTTGCCGCCGCCCGCCGCCGCATCACCACGCGGGCGGTGATGACGATGATCGTGATCTTCCTTGTCTTCTCGGGTGTTGTGGGCGTTCTTTGGGTCGGCGCGCGCGATGTTCGGGTGGAGGGGATGACGACGGGCGAACTGGTGCAGTTCGTCATCTATTCCGTGCTGGTGGCGGGTTCTGTGGGCGCGCTGTCGGAAATCTGGGGCGAATTGCAGCGGGCTGCCGGGGCCACCGAACGGCTGAGCGAGCTGCTGGCCGCCGAGGATCCGATCACCGATCCCGCGACCCCCGTGCCCATGCCGCGCCCCGTGCGGGGCGAGATCGCGTTCGACGATGTGCGGTTCCATTATCCCCAGCGCCCCGGTCAATCGGCATTGGACGGGGTGACGTTGCATGTGGCGGCGGGGGAGACGGTGGCGCTGGTCGGCCCGTCCGGCGCGGGGAAGACGACGGTTCTGCAACTGTTGCTGCGGTTCTATGATCCGCAGGCGGGCGTGGTGCGGATTGACGGGGTGGACATCGCCACCCTGGCCCGGGCCGATTTTCGCCGCGACATCGCGCTGGTGCCGCAGGATCCGGTGATCTTTGCCGCCACGGCCCGCGACAACATCCGTTTCGGCCGCCCGGAGGCGACGGATGCCGAGGTGGAGGCCGCCGCCCGCGCCGCCGCCGCGCATGATTTCCTGACCGCTCTTCCCGAGGGGTATGACACGCAGGTGGGGGAACGTGGTGTGATGCTGTCGGGCGGGCAGAAGCAGCGCATTGCCATCGCTCGCGCCATCCTGCGCGATGCCCGTATCCTGCTGCTGGACGAGGCGACCTCGGCGCTGGATGCCGAGTCGGAGGCGGCGGTGCAGGCGGCGATGGAGCGGCTGGCCGAAGGGCGCACGGTCATCGTCATCGCCCACCGTCTGGCCACGGTGAAGACGGCGGACCGGATCGTCGTGCTGGATCACGGGCGGGTCGTGGCGACCGGCACGCATGACAGCCTGATTGCCGATGGGGGGCTTTACGCGCGGCTTGCGAGGTTGCAGTTTACCGACAGTTGA
- a CDS encoding GNAT family N-acetyltransferase, whose translation MTVTIGKEDPRSPDLAPMMQRHHDAMHADTPPGSNHMLDASGLHSPQIDFYVLRDNGTALGMGALKRLDATHAEIKSMHVLAEARGRGLARQMVVFLLDEARAMGITQISLETGAQPSFQPARTLYQAFGFNECPPFGSYAPDPASTFMTRQL comes from the coding sequence ATGACCGTCACCATCGGCAAAGAAGATCCGCGCAGCCCCGACCTGGCACCGATGATGCAGCGGCATCACGACGCCATGCACGCGGACACGCCCCCCGGATCGAACCACATGCTGGACGCCAGCGGGCTGCATTCGCCGCAGATCGACTTCTATGTCCTGCGCGACAACGGCACGGCGCTTGGCATGGGCGCGCTGAAGCGGCTGGACGCCACCCATGCCGAGATCAAGTCGATGCATGTTCTGGCCGAAGCCCGGGGTCGCGGCCTTGCCCGCCAGATGGTCGTCTTTCTGCTGGACGAGGCGCGGGCCATGGGCATCACCCAGATCAGCCTTGAAACCGGCGCGCAGCCCAGCTTTCAACCGGCGCGCACCCTGTATCAGGCCTTCGGCTTCAACGAATGCCCCCCGTTCGGAAGCTATGCCCCCGATCCCGCCAGCACCTTCATGACCCGCCAGCTGTAG
- a CDS encoding AMP-binding protein, whose product MSFATRADREEIEAEASWDDRPRPATMLRFLDDGVARHGDRPALTFRLLADPNSKVTTWDWQTLRTRAVQAANLFRSLGIGAEDRVALILPNAPETAAALLGGMIAGVVVPINPLLEPGQIAALLRETGAKVVVTLKPFPKTDIAQRVAKALVGAPQVRTLMEVDLLPHLAAPKSWVVGLMRPRLRVRHRAKVVEFDLTAQPTDLTFDDPDIDRVAACFHTGGTTGMPKLALHRVSGMIYNGWVGRRLLFTAEDVILLPLPLFHVFAAYPALMSAIASGAHVVMPTPAGYRGAGVFDALWRWVEAHRATYLFAVPTALSVLMQKKVDADISSLRVVFSGSAPLPAELFHRFKKVAGVEIIEGYGLTESTCLIAANPPDGEKKVGSVGLPMPYTEVRVDTGREIHVRGPGTGGAWLATGDLGRLDGDGYLFITGRAKDLIIRGGHNIDPADIEEALMAHPAVAMAGAIGQPDAHAGEVPCAYVELVAGGRTSGVALRAFARDRIGERAALPRHIEIVDELPKTAVGKVFKPELRRRAITRVLDAALDGTGSSVARVEEDADRGLVARISPGTDRARAAEVLDTFTVAWAWDESGR is encoded by the coding sequence ATGTCTTTCGCAACCCGCGCCGACCGGGAGGAGATCGAGGCGGAGGCCTCCTGGGACGACCGCCCGCGCCCTGCGACGATGCTGCGCTTTCTGGATGACGGCGTAGCGCGGCATGGCGATCGGCCCGCGCTGACTTTCCGCCTGCTGGCCGATCCGAACAGCAAGGTCACCACCTGGGACTGGCAGACCCTGCGGACCCGCGCGGTGCAGGCGGCGAACCTGTTCCGCAGCCTTGGCATCGGCGCCGAGGATCGCGTGGCCCTGATTTTGCCCAATGCGCCGGAAACGGCGGCGGCGCTTCTGGGCGGCATGATCGCGGGGGTGGTCGTGCCCATCAACCCGCTGCTGGAGCCGGGCCAGATCGCCGCCCTGCTGCGCGAGACGGGGGCCAAGGTCGTCGTCACGCTGAAACCCTTTCCCAAGACCGACATTGCGCAGCGCGTGGCCAAGGCGCTGGTGGGGGCGCCGCAGGTGCGCACGCTGATGGAGGTGGACCTGCTGCCGCATCTGGCCGCGCCGAAATCGTGGGTAGTGGGGTTGATGCGTCCCCGCCTGCGGGTGCGGCATCGGGCGAAGGTGGTGGAGTTCGATCTGACGGCGCAGCCGACCGACCTCACCTTTGACGACCCCGATATCGACCGCGTGGCCGCCTGTTTCCATACGGGCGGCACGACGGGGATGCCGAAACTGGCGCTGCATCGCGTGTCGGGCATGATCTATAACGGTTGGGTCGGCAGGCGGCTTTTGTTCACGGCGGAGGATGTGATTCTGCTGCCGTTGCCGCTGTTTCATGTGTTCGCGGCCTATCCCGCGCTGATGTCGGCCATCGCGTCGGGCGCGCATGTGGTGATGCCCACGCCCGCCGGATATCGCGGGGCGGGGGTGTTCGATGCCCTGTGGCGGTGGGTGGAGGCGCACCGGGCGACCTATCTTTTCGCGGTGCCGACGGCGCTGTCGGTGCTGATGCAGAAGAAGGTCGATGCCGACATTTCCAGCCTGCGGGTGGTGTTTTCCGGCTCCGCCCCGCTGCCCGCCGAACTGTTCCACCGCTTCAAGAAGGTCGCGGGGGTGGAGATCATCGAAGGCTATGGCCTGACCGAGTCGACCTGCCTGATCGCCGCCAACCCGCCGGACGGGGAAAAGAAGGTGGGGTCGGTCGGCCTTCCCATGCCCTATACCGAGGTGCGGGTGGACACGGGGCGGGAGATCCATGTCCGTGGTCCGGGAACGGGCGGTGCGTGGCTGGCCACCGGCGATCTGGGGCGGCTGGACGGCGACGGGTATCTGTTCATCACGGGGCGGGCGAAGGATCTGATCATTCGGGGCGGTCACAACATCGACCCCGCCGATATCGAGGAGGCGTTGATGGCCCATCCCGCCGTGGCCATGGCGGGGGCCATCGGCCAGCCCGACGCCCATGCGGGCGAAGTGCCCTGCGCCTATGTCGAATTGGTGGCGGGAGGGCGGACGAGCGGCGTGGCCCTGCGCGCCTTCGCCAGGGATCGGATCGGCGAACGTGCGGCGCTGCCCCGCCATATCGAGATCGTGGACGAATTGCCGAAAACGGCGGTGGGCAAGGTGTTCAAGCCCGAATTGCGCCGACGCGCGATCACCCGGGTTCTGGACGCGGCACTGGACGGCACGGGATCGTCCGTCGCGCGGGTGGAGGAGGATGCCGACCGCGGTCTGGTGGCCCGCATTTCCCCCGGCACGGACCGCGCCCGGGCGGCGGAGGTGCTGGACACCTTCACCGTCGCCTGGGCCTGGGACGAATCAGGTCGCTGA
- a CDS encoding YqaE/Pmp3 family membrane protein, translated as MADLIRIIIAILLPPLGVFLQVGFRGAFWLNILLTLLGYIPGIVHAVWIIAKR; from the coding sequence ATGGCCGACCTTATCCGTATCATCATCGCGATCCTGCTTCCGCCGCTGGGCGTCTTTCTGCAGGTGGGCTTTCGCGGGGCGTTCTGGCTGAACATCCTTCTGACGCTTCTGGGCTATATCCCCGGGATCGTGCATGCCGTATGGATCATCGCGAAACGCTAA